The following proteins come from a genomic window of Nothobranchius furzeri strain GRZ-AD chromosome 1, NfurGRZ-RIMD1, whole genome shotgun sequence:
- the usp44 gene encoding ubiquitin carboxyl-terminal hydrolase 44 yields MDRCKHVGRLRLAPDHSILNPQKWHCVDCNTTESVWACLGCAHVACGRYIEEHALQHFQLQRHPLAMEVNELYVFCYLCDDYVLNDNATGDLKLLRSTLSAIQSQRYEVTTRSGRTLRSASAAPDALMPCGASELQLRDEDRMFTALWHRRRVLMGRIFRLWFGLTECGKWREEEERKREEEEEQKREARERRRSLKRQLQEELENAPLRKSRRLRRKRQRAAAMAVTTQTSQKPCKKTKSREPPSHMRRPRTRCSVVAAPKKTRQTKKAQPAPKSQRRSTNTKLKPKTSSASPHIAQTPVRRKQSTKQNGSPFKQRPTVTPGVTGLRNLGNTCYMNSILQVLSHLLVFRECFLRLDLAQALELLASAVHGQLAEKSSSQSALYQRKGLQTSLGSGAGLSGGASRARSMELIQPKEPSSKHISLCHELHTLFQVMWSGKWALVSPFAMLHSVWQLIPAFRGYVQQDAQEFLCELLDKVQHELESTGTHTTTRDPQKRLIKQVLSVVNTIFHGQLLSQVTCLACSHRSNTVEPFWDLSLEFPERYHSNNRESAAQASCHLTEMLAKFTETEALEGNIYACDQCNSAKRRTSSKPVTLTEAQKQLMVYKLPQVLRLHLKRFRWSGRNHREKIGVHVSFDQLLNMEPYCCRESPPKSVPCSAPSSSSSVGLPRPKHFLYELSAVVMHHGKGFGSGHYTAYCYNTEGGFWVHCNDSKLDVCSVEEVCRAQAYILFYTRRVTQDKDRPL; encoded by the exons ATGGACAGGTGTAAGCATGTGGGGCGGCTGCGCCTGGCCCCGGaccactccatcctcaaccctcaGAAGTGGCACTGCGTCGACTGCAACACCACCGAGTCCGTATGGGCCTGTCTGGGCTGTGCGCATGTGGCGTGCGGCCGCTACATCGAAGAACACgccctgcagcacttccagctgCAGCGCCACCCGCTGGCAATGGAGGTTAATGAGCTGTATGTTTTTTGCTACCTGTGTGACGACTACGTCCTGAATGACAATGCCACAGGAGACCTCAAGCTGCTCCGCAGCACACTCAGCGCCATCCAGAGTCAGCGTTATGAGGTCACGACTCGCAGTGGGCGTACTCTCCGCTCTGCTAGCGCTGCACCAGATGCCCTCATGCCATGTGGTGCCAGTGAACTGCAGCTGAGGGACGAGGACCGAATGTTTACCGCACTGTGGCATCGCCGAAGGGTACTCATGGGTCGTATTTTTCGCCTCTGGTTTGGCTTGACTGAATGTGGAAAGTGGCGAGAGGaagaagagagaaagagagaggaagaagaggaacaaAAACGGGAGGCCAGAGAGAGGAGGCGGTCTTTAAAGAGGCAGCTACAGGAGGAACTGGAGAACGCTCCCCTCAGGAAGAGTCGCCGCTTGCGTCGGAAACGCCAGAGAGCTGCGGCCATGGCTGTAACGACACAAACTTCTCAGAAGCCATGCAAAAAGACAAAAAGTCGTGAGCCACCATCTCACATGCGCAGGCCTCGGACTCGATGCTCTGTCGTGGCTGCTCCAAAGAAAACCAGACAAACAAAAAAAGCCCAGCCTGCTCCCAAATCCCAGAGACGTTCCACTAATACCAAACTAAAGCCCAAAACGTCCTCTGCAAGCCCTCACATCGCCCAGACCCCTGTCCGCCGGAAGCAGAGCACCAAACAAAATGGCTCCCCCTTCAAACAACGTCCCACAGTTACTCCTGGGGTGACTGGCCTGAGGAATTTAGGCAACACTTGTTATATGAACTCCATCCTTCAGGTGCTGAGTCACCTACTAGTGTTCAGGGAGTGCTTTCTGCGTCTGGACCTGGCTCAGGCACTGGAGCTCCTGGCTTCTGCGGTCCATGGCCAGCTGGCAGAAAAGTCCTCATCACAGTCCGCCTTGTACCAAAGGAAGGGACTCCAGACCAGCTTGGGCTCTGGTGCAGGTCTGAGTGGCGGGGCCTCCCGAGCCCGCAGCATGGAGCTGATACAACCCAAAGAGCCCAGTTCCAAGCACATTTCACTTTGCCACGAGCTGCACACCTTGTTTCAAGTTATGTGGTCTGGCAAATGGGCGCTGGTATCACCTTTTGCCATGCTTCACTCAGTCTGGCAGCTGATTCCTGCGTTCAGGGGCTACGTGCAGCAAGACGCTCAGGAGTTCCTGTGTGAGCTCTTGGATAAGGTGCAGCACGAGCTGGAGAGCACAGGAACGCACACGACTACAAGAGACCCACAGAAGCGGCTCATCAAGCAGGTTCTCAGCGTGGTTAACACCATCTTTCATGGCCAACTTCTAAGCCAA GTGACGTGCCTGGCCTGCAGCCATCGTTCCAACACCGTGGAGCCTTTCTGGGACCTTTCGCTGGAGTTCCCTGAGCGGTATCACAGTAACAACAGAGAGTCGGCCGCGCAGGCTTCCTGCCATCTAACGGAGATGCTGGCAAAGTTTACAGAAACTGAAGCCCTGGAGGGAAATATCTACGCTTGTGACCAGTGTAACT CAGCCAAACGCCGAACCTCCTCCAAACCCGTCACCCTAACTGAAGCACAGAAACAGCTGATGGTCTATAAACTGCCTCAGGTCCTCAGGCTTCACCTCAAGCGCTTCAG ATGGTCTGGGCGGAACCACAGAGAGAAGATAGGAGTCCATGTCAGCTTTGACCAGCTTCTCAACATGGAGCCTTACTGCTGCAGAGAATCTCCACCCAAAAGCGTGCCCTGCTCTGCTCCCAGTAGCTCCAGCTCGGTCGGCTTGCCGCGCCCAAAGCACTTCCTCTACGAGCTCTCTGCTGTGGTGATGCATCATGGGAAGGGCTTCGGCTCTGGCCATTACACGGCTTACTGCTACAATACAGAAGGAG